The Triticum dicoccoides isolate Atlit2015 ecotype Zavitan chromosome 6A, WEW_v2.0, whole genome shotgun sequence genome has a window encoding:
- the LOC119318148 gene encoding bifunctional nitrilase/nitrile hydratase NIT4A-like isoform X1, producing MPLPPMSSGVGPVIAEVEMNAGADQDATTVWATVVQACSMFYDTPATFDKAEKLTAETAGYGSQLVLFPEVFVGGYPHGSAFGLTVGSRSAKGKEDFWKYHTAAIDVPERTAVRPGGSSIISPSMAVLGGPNYEGEALLTADQDIGEIVRAKFDFDAVGNYKRAEVPSLSVNTDAVGHCKRA from the exons ATGCCTTTGCCCCCCATGAGCTCCGGCGTTGGGCCAGTGATAGCGGAGGTGGAGATGAACGCCGGCGCCGACCAGGATGCCACTACCGTGTGGGCCACTGTTGTGCAGGCCTGCAGCATGTTCTATGACACGCCTGCAACGTTCG ACAAAGCAGAAAAATTGACAGCCGAGACAGCTGGATATGGTTCACAGTTGGTTCTTTTCCCAGAAGTCTTTGTCGGTGGCTACCCTCATGGGTCTGCCTTTGGACTAACTGTTGGCAGTCGATCTGCAAAGGGAAAAGAAGACTTTTGGAAGTACCATACAGCTGCCATAGATGTGCCTG AGCGCACCGCCGTTCGTCCTGGAGGGAGTTCCATCATCTCGCCATCTATGGCAGTGTTGGGAGGCCCCAACTATGAGGGCGAGGCCCTTCTCACAGCTGACCAGG ACATTGGTGAAATTGTTCGGGCGAAGTTTGATTTCGACGCTGTGGGAAACTACAAACGGGCTGAGGTGCCGAGCTTGAGCGTGAATACCGACGCTGTGGGACACTGCAAACGGGCTTAG
- the LOC119318148 gene encoding bifunctional nitrilase/nitrile hydratase NIT4-like isoform X2: MPLPPMSSGVGPVIAEVEMNAGADQDATTVWATVVQACSMFYDTPATFDKAEKLTAETAGYGSQLVLFPEVFVGGYPHGSAFGLTVGSRSAKGKEDFWKYHTAAIDVPDIGEIVRAKFDFDAVGNYKRAEVPSLSVNTDAVGHCKRA, translated from the exons ATGCCTTTGCCCCCCATGAGCTCCGGCGTTGGGCCAGTGATAGCGGAGGTGGAGATGAACGCCGGCGCCGACCAGGATGCCACTACCGTGTGGGCCACTGTTGTGCAGGCCTGCAGCATGTTCTATGACACGCCTGCAACGTTCG ACAAAGCAGAAAAATTGACAGCCGAGACAGCTGGATATGGTTCACAGTTGGTTCTTTTCCCAGAAGTCTTTGTCGGTGGCTACCCTCATGGGTCTGCCTTTGGACTAACTGTTGGCAGTCGATCTGCAAAGGGAAAAGAAGACTTTTGGAAGTACCATACAGCTGCCATAGATGTGCCTG ACATTGGTGAAATTGTTCGGGCGAAGTTTGATTTCGACGCTGTGGGAAACTACAAACGGGCTGAGGTGCCGAGCTTGAGCGTGAATACCGACGCTGTGGGACACTGCAAACGGGCTTAG
- the LOC119318147 gene encoding 20 kDa chaperonin, chloroplastic-like, with protein MASVQLCGAAAVGAAGFSGKGAAAVEPRRVAAPAARRGALRGLVARAATVVAPKYTTVKPLADRVLLKTKTAEQKTTGGILLPSTAQSKPQSGEVVSVGEGRTIGDSKVEVGIKVGAQVVYSKYAGMEVELNDSNHLILKEDDIIGILETEDVKDMKPLSDRVLIKVAVAEDKTAGGLLLTNSVQEKPSVGTVVAVGPGYLDEEGKRIPLPVSTGNSVLYSKYAGAEFKGADGTNYIVLRVSDLMAILS; from the exons CGCCGTCGAGCCTCGGCGCGTCGCCGCGCCGGCGGCCCGGCGGGGGGCGCTCCGTGGGCTCGTCGCCAGGGCCGCCACCGTCGTCGCCCCCAAG TACACGACGGTCAAGCCCTTGGCTGACAGAGTGCTTCTGAAGACCAAGACTGCCGAGCAGAAGACGACCGGTGGGATTCTGCTTCCTTCAACTGCTCAGTCTAAACCTCAGAGTGGTGAGGTGGTTTCTGTTGGAGAGGGAAGAACCATTGGGGATAGCAAAGTAGAAGTCGGCATTAAG GTTGGGGCTCAGGTTGTATATTCGAAGTATGCTGGAATGGAGGTGGAGTTGAATGATTCCAACCATCTGATCCTAAAAGAGGACGATATCATAGGTATTCTGGAGACAGAGGATGTGAAAGACATGAAGCCTCTTAGCGACCGTGTTCTTATCAAG GTAGCTGTAGCTGAAGATAAAACTGCTGGGGGCCTGCTGCTGACTAACAGTGTCCAGGAGAAGCCATCTGTTGGAACG GTGGTCGCTGTCGGCCCGGGCTATCTGGACGAGGAAGGCAAGAGGATCCCGTTGCCGGTATCCACAGGCAATTCCGTTCTGTACTCCAAGTATGCCGGCGCCGAGTTCAAGGGTGCTGATGGTACAAACTACATTGTGCTGAGggtatctgacctgatggctatccTCTCTTGA